A DNA window from Trichosurus vulpecula isolate mTriVul1 chromosome 2, mTriVul1.pri, whole genome shotgun sequence contains the following coding sequences:
- the TSKU gene encoding tsukushin isoform X1, with protein sequence MSLRPCSGYTMLWSLWLPLLFLAPCARAIRACFPGCHCEVETFGLFDSFSLTRVDCSGLGSHIVPVPIPLDTTYLDLSSNQLEIVNESMLTGPGYTTLVGLDLSYNRITKISSTTFSRLRYLESLDLSHNALAALPEESFASSPLSEVDLSSNKLTEISMDTFTSRGQGKPLNVDLSHNLLTRVIRPHLNRGTPNIQSLNLSWNQLQEVPDLQGLPLRYLNLDGNLLSRVQAGAFAGLKDLIHLSLSSLRCSTELAPFAFRDLPSLQVLDLSGNPSLQSARAEVFSSLNSLQELNLSGTGLAVLPDRLLKYLPSVKSITLGKDIWCVKVVKEGQYQREMSRTRKEVLYCHDGHGAVARAPYVL encoded by the coding sequence GGTACACAATGCTGTGGTCCCTCTGGCTTCCTCTCCTGTTCCTGGCCCCTTGTGCCAGGGCCATTCGCGCATGTTTCCCAGGCTGCCATTGTGAAGTGGAAACCTTTGGCCTATTTGACAGCTTCAGCTTGACCCGGGTGGACTGCAGTGGCCTGGGCTCCCACATTGTCCCTGTCCCCATCCCTCTGGACACAACTTACCTGGACCTGTCCTCTAACCAGCTGGAGATAGTCAATGAGTCCATGCTCACAGGACCAGGTTACACCACTTTGGTGGGCCTCGACCTGAGCTACAACCGCATCACCAAGATTTCTTCCACCACCTTCTCTCGGCTCCGATACCTAGAGTCCCTGGACCTGAGCCACAATGCCCTGGCAGCCCTGCCTGAGGAGAGCTTTGCCAGCTCTCCCCTGAGTGAAGTGGATCTGAGCAGCAACAAGCTAACAGAGATCTCCATGGACACCTTTACTTCTCGAGGGCAGGGCAAGCCCCTCAACGTGGATCTCTCCCATAACCTCCTTACCCGGGTCATTCGGCCACACCTGAACCGGGGCACCCCCAACATCCAGAGCCTGAACCTCTCCTGGAACCAGCTGCAGGAGGTGCCTGACCTCCAGGGTCTCCCCCTGCGCTACCTCAACCTGGATGGCAACCTCCTGAGCAGGGTCCAGGCAGGGGCCTTTGCCGGGTTGAAGGACCTCATTCACCTGTCTCTCAGCAGCCTCCGCTGCTCTACAGAGCTTGCCCCATTTGCCTTCCGTGACTTGCCAAGCCTCCAGGTTCTGGACTTGTCGGGCAACCCCAGCCTTCAGTCAGCCAGGGCTGAGGTCTTCTCTAGCTTGAACTCTCTGCAGGAGCTGAATCTTTCAGGCACGGGGCTAGCAGTCCTGCCTGACAGGCTTCTGAAATACCTCCCATCTGTCAAGAGCATCACCCTGGGGAAGGACATCTGGTGCGTCAAGGTAGTCAAAGAGGGCCAATACCAACGAGAGATGAGCCGGACCAGAAAGGAAGTCTTGTACTGCCATGATGGCCATGGCGCTGTGGCCAGAGCTCCTTATGTCTTGTGA
- the TSKU gene encoding tsukushin isoform X2 has product MLWSLWLPLLFLAPCARAIRACFPGCHCEVETFGLFDSFSLTRVDCSGLGSHIVPVPIPLDTTYLDLSSNQLEIVNESMLTGPGYTTLVGLDLSYNRITKISSTTFSRLRYLESLDLSHNALAALPEESFASSPLSEVDLSSNKLTEISMDTFTSRGQGKPLNVDLSHNLLTRVIRPHLNRGTPNIQSLNLSWNQLQEVPDLQGLPLRYLNLDGNLLSRVQAGAFAGLKDLIHLSLSSLRCSTELAPFAFRDLPSLQVLDLSGNPSLQSARAEVFSSLNSLQELNLSGTGLAVLPDRLLKYLPSVKSITLGKDIWCVKVVKEGQYQREMSRTRKEVLYCHDGHGAVARAPYVL; this is encoded by the coding sequence ATGCTGTGGTCCCTCTGGCTTCCTCTCCTGTTCCTGGCCCCTTGTGCCAGGGCCATTCGCGCATGTTTCCCAGGCTGCCATTGTGAAGTGGAAACCTTTGGCCTATTTGACAGCTTCAGCTTGACCCGGGTGGACTGCAGTGGCCTGGGCTCCCACATTGTCCCTGTCCCCATCCCTCTGGACACAACTTACCTGGACCTGTCCTCTAACCAGCTGGAGATAGTCAATGAGTCCATGCTCACAGGACCAGGTTACACCACTTTGGTGGGCCTCGACCTGAGCTACAACCGCATCACCAAGATTTCTTCCACCACCTTCTCTCGGCTCCGATACCTAGAGTCCCTGGACCTGAGCCACAATGCCCTGGCAGCCCTGCCTGAGGAGAGCTTTGCCAGCTCTCCCCTGAGTGAAGTGGATCTGAGCAGCAACAAGCTAACAGAGATCTCCATGGACACCTTTACTTCTCGAGGGCAGGGCAAGCCCCTCAACGTGGATCTCTCCCATAACCTCCTTACCCGGGTCATTCGGCCACACCTGAACCGGGGCACCCCCAACATCCAGAGCCTGAACCTCTCCTGGAACCAGCTGCAGGAGGTGCCTGACCTCCAGGGTCTCCCCCTGCGCTACCTCAACCTGGATGGCAACCTCCTGAGCAGGGTCCAGGCAGGGGCCTTTGCCGGGTTGAAGGACCTCATTCACCTGTCTCTCAGCAGCCTCCGCTGCTCTACAGAGCTTGCCCCATTTGCCTTCCGTGACTTGCCAAGCCTCCAGGTTCTGGACTTGTCGGGCAACCCCAGCCTTCAGTCAGCCAGGGCTGAGGTCTTCTCTAGCTTGAACTCTCTGCAGGAGCTGAATCTTTCAGGCACGGGGCTAGCAGTCCTGCCTGACAGGCTTCTGAAATACCTCCCATCTGTCAAGAGCATCACCCTGGGGAAGGACATCTGGTGCGTCAAGGTAGTCAAAGAGGGCCAATACCAACGAGAGATGAGCCGGACCAGAAAGGAAGTCTTGTACTGCCATGATGGCCATGGCGCTGTGGCCAGAGCTCCTTATGTCTTGTGA